The following are encoded in a window of Etheostoma cragini isolate CJK2018 chromosome 7, CSU_Ecrag_1.0, whole genome shotgun sequence genomic DNA:
- the LOC117947306 gene encoding twist-related protein-like, which translates to MQKSGERYIKGKREALEIFSGVKDREKTEEKTWPSMREEEQSNDDHPEDEGVSSEENTGRPPSNACPVVVATPGVTRRKRQTGSQTEDHVTTVTPTTAAHDGKVKPAEDIQIYTLTEAKRLKKSPQHRPPSSGPSLSPGPGASPGDLSGLEDPHGQRVIANIRERQRTQSLNDAFASLRKIIPTLPSDKLSKIQTLKLASRYIDFLYQVLQNDEMDTKLAGCNYLAHERLSYAFSVWRMEGAWSTMSAGH; encoded by the coding sequence ATGCAGAAGAGTGGAGAGAGATATAttaaaggaaagagagaggcacTAGAGATATTCAGCGGAGTGAAGGATagagagaagacagaagaaaaaacgtGGCCAAGCATGAGAGAGGAGGAGCAGTCTAATGATGACCACCCTGAGGATGAGGGGGTTTCCAGCGAGGAGAACACGGGAAGGCCACCTTCTAACGCCTGTCCTGTTGTTGTAGCTACACCGGGGGTCACCAGGCGCAAACGGCAGACGGGCTCACAAACGGAGGATCACGTTACAACAGTAACTCCCACTACAGCAGCACATGACGGCAAGGTGAAGCcagcagaggacattcagattTACACGCTGACTGAAGCCAAAAGATTGAAGAAGAGTCCTCAACATCGGCCTCCTTCTTCGGGCCCATCCCTTTCTCCTGGTCCCGGCGCTAGTCCTGGAGATCTCTCGGGCCTTGAGGATCCACACGGCCAGCGGGTGATCGCCAACATCCGGGAGCGCCAGCGGACACAATCTCTGAACGACGCCTTTGCCTCGTTGCGTAAGATTATCCCAACGCTCCCCTCTGACAAACTGAGCAAGATCCAGACCCTTAAATTGGCATCGCGCTACATTGACTTTCTCTACCAGGTTCTGCAGAATGACGAGATGGACACTAAGCTGGCTGGGTGTAACTACCTGGCCCACGAGAGACTGAGCTACGCCTTCTCTGTCTGGAGGATGGAGGGGGCCTGGTCGACCATGTCTGCTGGTCACTAG
- the LOC117947305 gene encoding E3 ubiquitin/ISG15 ligase TRIM25-like — MSYSKPEDQLAFELSCPICLQLFSDPMVLPCGHNYCQACIWKTADKRDTTLPRCPECRMEYQGVESLQKNFKLSSIIEGYRAKAPQLSSMKRETEPEKKEVFCDQCIDEQSLAVKTCLKCEVSLCPRHLQRHHEKEAFRAHIMVEPLTELGLNCCATHRLALEYFCSNDMTLMCRTCFTEGHHQNHDVLTFNLAEQEMRRALESCTKGVSSRLLKTESLLQRIEEDQAAAEATGDRVVNKAVTVMNGMAALVDRYKGRLCVLFEEERDQCRKRRLLGVSALKERQQQLMEAQRSATQALSETDTCIFIHRFMLIEHKLREVVTDTTPSTIPSKVPLNTKRLQASLKTQDFHSEMTRLLNSLHILLSPLELTFNLCTAHPSLIVSNDLHTVKYSPTKQSYAEHPERFTSASQVLCRQGFSSGVHIWVVEVGSNSMWSLGVCYKSIPRRGDHSRLGHNSVSWRLQWKNNKLSGCQSSCSVALGDMANHLLKIEIMLDYEAGTLMFHNIKGHREHLHTFRAVFKEPVYPAFSIHSNTPESWITLHSGM, encoded by the exons ATGTCTTACTCCAAGCCAGAGGATCAGCTGGCTTTCGAGCTGAGCTGCCCCATCTGCCTCCAGCTGTTCTCTGATCCGATGGTTCTCCCCTGTGGACACAACTACTGTCAAGCCTGTATCTGGAAGACCGCCGACAAGAGGGACACAACCCTTCCACGTTGTCCAGAGTGCCGCATGGAGTATCAGGGTGTGGAGTCCCTGCAGAAAAATTTTAAACTCTCCAGCATCATCGAAGGTTACCGAGCCAAGGCGCCACAGCTGTCTAGCATGAAGCGTGAGACGGAGCCTGAGAAGAAGGAGGTTTTCTGTGACCAATGTATAGATGAGCAGTCGCTGGCTGTGAAGACCTGCCTGAAATgtgaagtgtctctgtgtcccaggCACCTTCAAAGACACCATGAGAAGGAGGCGTTCAGGGCACACATTATGGTGGAGCCCCTGACTGAGCTGGGGTTGAATTGCTGTGCCACTCACCGTCTGGCCCTTGAGTATTTCTGTTCCAACGACATGACGTTAATGTGCCGCACGTGCTTCACAGAGGGCCATCACCAGAACCACGATGTTCTCACCTTCAACCTAGCCGAGCAGGAGATGAGGAGAGCGCTGGAGAGCTGCACCAAG GGGGTTTCTTCCAGGCTGCTGAAGACAGAGAGTCTCCTACAGAGAATAGAAGAGGATCAAGCAGCCGCTGAAGCTACAGGGGACAGAGTGGTCAACAAGGCTGTCACTGTCATGAACGGAATGGCTGCACTGGTGGACAG gtacAAGGGACGCCTGTGTGTGCtatttgaggaggagagagaccaGTGCAGAAAACGCAGGCTCCTCGGAGTGAGTGCACTCAAAGAGCGCCAGCAGCAGTTAATGGAGGCGCAGCGAAGTGCCACACAGGCCCTCAGCGAGACAGACACATGCATCTTCATACACAG GTTCATGCTGATTGAACATAAGCTGAGAGAAGTCGTCACAGACACAACTCCCTCCACAATCCCCTCAAAGGTTCCACTGAACACCAAGCGTCTTCAGGCAAGCCTCAAAACCCAAGACTTTCACTCAGAAATGACACGGCTCCTAAATTCCCTCCACATCCTCCTGAGCCCCTTGGAACTCACCTTCAACCTCTGCACTGCCCACCCCAGCCTGATAGTCTCCAATGATCTGCACACAGTCAAGTACAGCCCTACCAAGCAGTCATATGCAGAGCACCCAGAGCGTTTTACGAGTGCCTCCCAGGTTCTTTGCAGACAGGGGTTTTCAAGTGGTGTGCACATCTGGGTGGTAGAAGTGGGATCCAACAGCATGTGGTCACTGGGTGTGTGTTACAAGAGCATACCTCGCCGTGGTGACCACAGTCGTTTAGGACACAACTCTGTTTCCTGGCGGctgcaatggaaaaacaacaagctGTCAGGGTGCCAGTCCTCGTGCAGTGTGGCTCTGGGGGATATGGCCAATCATCTGCTGAAGATTGAGATAATGCTGGACTATGAGGCTGGAACGTTGATGTTCCACAACATTAAAGGACACAGGGAGCACCTCCACACCTTCAGGGCTGTGTTTAAGGAGCCGGTTTACCCAGCGTTCAGTATACATTCAAACACACCAGAGTCCTGGATCACACTGCACAGTGGGATGTAA